In the genome of Pirellulales bacterium, the window GCTGGTCGAGATCTTCGACCAGCGCCGAGAACCCGCGGTCGAACTCGGGCAGCAGATGTTCGCGCAGGCAATTGAAGTTGTTGCCGTGCGTGTCCCAACCGCCGGCGCTTTTGCACTTGCCGGCCAGCTTCTGGTTTTCCATCCAGAACACCGTGACGAACGGCACGCCCGCTTCGACCAGCCGCCGCGCCACCAGCAGGCTCGTGCCGTTGACCGTGGCGCCGTAACGCTCGCGGAGCTTTTCCCCTTCGCCGGCTACGTTGAACGCCGCCGTGGTTTGCGCCGAGCCCAAAAGCGAGACGGCCCGCTGTTGCAGGCGCGACCAGCCGCCGTCGGCCGTTTCATGGTCGAACCGGCGCCGGGCGTCGTCGACCTTTTCCAAGAGCGAGCGCCGCGAGTCGAGCCGCGCGGCGCCGACGTCGCCTTGCAAGACCAGCGCCGGGGCCTCGAACTTGAGCGGGTTTTCCACGCTGCCCTGCACGTACAGCGGGTCGTGCGCCACGCCCAGCTTCGCCGCGAACTGCCCGGGCCGCGTATACGGGCGGCGGCTGGGCATGTGCGGCAACGTCACGGCGTTCGGCAGACCATCGCTCGGCGGCCGCCGCGAGCCGACCACGCAGCCCATGTACGGCCAGTCGTCGGGCATCGGCGTACGGTTGTTGCCCAGGCTCAAGAAGCTGGGATCGGCGGCGTGGCCGGTGAGGTTGTAGTAATAGCCGCCATGATGATCGTTCGTATTGACCGTGGAGCACAGCGAACGGACGACGGCCAGCCGATGTCCTTGCCGCGCGGTCAGCGGCAGATGTTCGCTGATCTGCAAGCCCGCGGCGCTGGTCTCGATCGGCTGAAACGGGCCGCGGTATTCATAAGGGGCCTCGGGCTTGAGGTCCCACATATCCAAATGCGACGCCCCGCCGCAAAGGAAAAACAGGATCGTGCTCTTGGCCTTGCCCGCCCTCGAGGGCGCGGTGGGCGCCTCGCTCGCCGGCGCAGGTACGCCGAATTGCAGGCCCGCGAAGCCAACGCCGGAGGCCACGAGAAATGCCCGGCGCGAAAGCCGCGGCGATTGTCGTTCAGGTGAAATCCAAGGCTGATCGTTCACAATGTCTTGGTTCAGCGTGATCTGGAAGGACCGCCCGATCGAGTTATACTTCACGCGGCCGAGAATGAGACATTTTTTCCGCGAGCAAAAAGCGGTGGCTGGGGCAGAGCTT includes:
- a CDS encoding DUF1501 domain-containing protein, with protein sequence MNDQPWISPERQSPRLSRRAFLVASGVGFAGLQFGVPAPASEAPTAPSRAGKAKSTILFFLCGGASHLDMWDLKPEAPYEYRGPFQPIETSAAGLQISEHLPLTARQGHRLAVVRSLCSTVNTNDHHGGYYYNLTGHAADPSFLSLGNNRTPMPDDWPYMGCVVGSRRPPSDGLPNAVTLPHMPSRRPYTRPGQFAAKLGVAHDPLYVQGSVENPLKFEAPALVLQGDVGAARLDSRRSLLEKVDDARRRFDHETADGGWSRLQQRAVSLLGSAQTTAAFNVAGEGEKLRERYGATVNGTSLLVARRLVEAGVPFVTVFWMENQKLAGKCKSAGGWDTHGNNFNCLREHLLPEFDRGFSALVEDLDQRGLLDETLLLVTSEMGRTPKIGDPRSGGVAGAGRDHWTHCMSVVLAGGGIRGGQAYGTSDRRAEHPAEKPVTPAHIAKTVYHAMGVDDLTATDKDGRVFNLLAEGEPLLELV